The genomic interval CAGTGTTCCTTGAGCTCTATTGTTCACCATATTAGCTATTTGGCCAATTTGCATTTCTAGGTTTCTGATGGCAGCttgttgattttgaaacatagtgtcTATCCTAGCCATATAATCTGAAGTCGTCTTAGCCATGGTAGCCACTAAATCTTCCAATGAAGGCTTCTTTTCCTGTTGTTGGAATCCTATTGGAGGCTTCAACACATTCTGATTGTTAGACCATGAAAAGTTGGGGTGATTCCTCCATCCTGGATTATAAATGTTTGCATTGGGATTgaattgtcttcctccttgatTAGCCACATAGTTGACTTGCTCAGATGGTTGAGGTATAAAAGATATCCCGGCTTGACACTCATGTGTAACATGAGGACCCGCGCAAATCTCACATACCTACACATAAGATTGAATAGAGTTAATATTCAACTGATCGATTTTCTTAAAAAGATTATCTACCTTTGCATTTAATGCTGTCATCGCATCAATCTCATGTACTCCAGCTGTTCTTCTTGGCATAGATCTTTTAGATGACCATTGATAACTTTTGTTGGCCATCTCTTCTAGAAGGTTATACGCTTCATCTGTCTCTTTTCCCATTAAAGCTCCTCTTGCAGCTGCATCAATAGTAATCCTGGTGTTATGATTTAAACCATTATAAAATGTTTGAACCACTAACCACTTTGGAAGCCCATGATGAGGACATCTTCTTAACAACTCTTTAAACCGCTCCCATGTTGCATATAAATTCTCCATGTCTGCCTGCATGAAATTGGTTATATCATTCCTTATCTATGTAGTTTTCGCAGGTGGAAagaatttattgagaaatttcTGTTCCAGATCATCCCATGTTGTAATGGACCCTGCAGGAAAAGAGTTCAACCAATACTTAGCTTTATCTCttaatgaaaaaggaaatagcCTAAATCTATCTGCATCATTAGAGACACCATTTTGCTTAAAAGTATCACAAATCTCTAAAAAATTAGCTATATGAGCATTGGGGTCATTGCTCGGTAACCCGCTAAATTGAACAGAGATTTGAATCATTTGATTAATAGCTGgcttaatctcaaaattatttgccCCTATGCTTGGTCTGGTGATGCTGGAGGGTGTTCCTTGAATAGAGGGCATAGCATAATCCCTTAAAGCTCTAGCTTACCCATTCCTTTGATCCACAATTTCATCTCCCATGTTTAGTTAAAATTTCAATGTGACctacaaagaagaaaagaaatagaatatcACAACggttaaaaacttgatttttttatttatttctttattttctatactttttattttattttattattattaatattattatttttgaacactcaaaaaatacaaataaaaatgtaataaaagagaacacaaagatgaAGATAAATAACTAAAACCAATTAATGTCTAAATTAATATTCAAGTTAATTAGTATTGATATTAATACCAAttcccggcaacggcgccaaaaacttgttaGGCTAATTCGCAAGCGTACGAATCgcgcaagtaatataatgaattagTAGAGTGTCGATCTCACGAGGATTTGATTAAGTACCAAAATTAGATTAACTTcaatattatttagactataaaaaaaatgaatttgaataaattaaactaatgagaactaaaattaaatgcaaatttaaaaACACTTAACTTAGATAAAATGAAGGCAACTAGGGTGTTTTGAATCCACTTATTAATCcgtcttaattttcaatcaattgggTTTCTATCAATTCAATGGGCTGAATATCTAAATTAGTTAGTttctttcccaagatttactaacctaattaaatctaaatttattaacaatcaacctatttcccaatagttataacaaatcgAAATTCATTGTTAAGTTCCAATTCATTATCCCTCAtaagattcaagtatcaaatttcttatcaactatctatcttatgaaatttattacttcaacctattataaaaatcacctctcagtctcaaatcataatacaaaattaattaaatgatggtTAAATCACTTAATCACATTaagaacaagtaataaataattgaaatcacgATAAAAAacccaatcaataaaaaaacaagaattCATAACAATCTTCAtctcaaaccctagttaaataaaattagttcataatagaattaaaataaaactgaatgaaaaatgacaaagaagaagGTCCCTGCGCCGCTGCCATTGCTGGTGCGGCCTTCACTGTGCATGAGGCTTGGCTTCCAGTGCGCCACTTCTGCTAGGTCCAATCTTCCCTTTGCCAAATCAATTCTCCTCAACTCTCTTACTGTGCCGCAGCATCCATGCTTCCAATTTTCGCCGCGCAgcatgtaacaccccgtctcctagaattgcccgagaagaggtgctactggagataataaaataaattgactgATAAACTGgaatctgataccaaaatgaacatctcaatcaactgaaataaaactctgagtcaataactgaaaaccataaattacatataagggaaaatccctaaactggaatataaaataaatctaaactgatcaagcactaactaataaactaacaactcctagacatctttggtcttgagcggctccacgtacacacactactggacactgctgctaggccccacatctggtactcccccactaggacttggaatggtgaagagtacaaggtgagctacaaagctcagcaagtaataaactggaaagaataactgaagttgaatcgaagaatatcgatactgataaaagtacttactgaacttgtattgagagatataataatcactggatagcatctataagatgtaatgcacataagttgtaaactaaatgcaggtatgcaactttggctcataggaccacataactgtaacacatacctaactgatctgagtcctgcaaacataaaaactgtaagcacatactttgggcaatatgcccctagctctctggtcgacatcaggcgagtaactcataattgagatataattgaactgatactagtgggatccccgctgacaagccgcctagcgcgcataatgcaatgctcatataaatgttggcacacgatatgtaatgctccacataaagtcatgctcaatgctcatacaaatatatatgcacataatctcacaaaataatgctgattatgtcataattaactgctaaacatggtatatgatttttatcaactatattgagattcaaatattctgaaatttctgagtataggcatggcatattggattttatcatttcttggcataaaaattcaatatttgaataattgaatatttatattaaatttaagacttgaatcaagaatttattggaagccattcggatgccatttgatactatttggatgattgaggaagcaaaaggaagcaatttgaatgaaaaagcagcccattcgaatgaaaaaaaaacggatttcagcaagctcattcgaatggcagaaaactcattcgaatgacagaaggctcattcgaatgatagatgatatataaaggctattcggatctgatcagggactcattcgaatgaattttgaagatttccaacttttgaactagcaaaaagcgactcattcgaatgctacagtaccctcattcgaatgaatttatggggtactcacgggtcattcgaatgacagaccaACAACACATACGactgatacgataacacatgactcattcgaatgaccaaaaactcattcgaatgactggaatattataagggaaaagcttacgatagCACTGAGAATTCATTTGGATGCtttggaactcattcgaatgacacaagactcattcgaatgactggaatcttatcagacatAACTCACGAACagagatgatatcttgatttacaaacttaacattactacaccattccgaaagaaaacttgagaaaacaaatcccaactgattccaaacaaacttgagaatgattcaacaacaatattgatgagaatcgctgaaagaaattatgcaTGCCTGCTGTGAACTCattgtacgcatgtaaatatatatatatatataacatgcactgaactgatataactcattgtaacgcacatatatatatacatgcactggaactgattcaattctggaaatctgatatcaaactcaatcaagacctgtaagaaaggattacaggggaaggatacttgccttatgatcttcttgatcgactcaatgatctcccgagagcctcctatgcaaaccttgaactcactgattgcttcttggctctctgttctagcggcgtgaagaacatatggcttataaaactatatatacactgatctaagaagccctaacgccataactcattctcctattataactaggaTTCTTCTAACCCAATCGTCTCACGGATGAATTCttcaatcccttaatcacaataattctatttactaattaaatactaacatcaaatccttaaatgaccctcaagtccttgcatttaatttctcataaataaaaagaattaatgctatttaaaagctattttctcaactaaaaatattctaaattgtcacattaaaattaaatggcaaattctcttaattaaaatacctcgtaaaataaaaaaaattctaaatcaatactgggccctctaacgggtcgttacacagcAACCTTCCAGATTTTCAATTCCTTGTCTGTCTCCAATTGCGCCACCCAAAAGCCTTCTCGGTTCACTTTATTTgttatcatgcatatatataagcGCACATGAAGCCCTATGGCCCTTCACACGCCACTGCCATgccttatttaaataatataatagatatatattatataataggtATCTATTATTCACGCCATTAGTATagtatataatagatatatatataaataatataatttaatatatataatataatatatatttcatttttaagacaaaattaattaattataatataatataatatatatatagataaagtactataatatatatatttaattattaataaataaataaatatttttttattatattataatattaatttaatataatattaactttactaattactttataatattttcttttttctttctttttatgcccaaatcttcaaatttatttcctttgctggattcctacaaaacaagattaaaataatataaaatccatataaacacacattttatgtaggaaaaatagcacaaggttaaaataaaaattagataaaaatatatatataattgagccCTATCAGTCCAGTTAAAGTACTTTTGTCCAAAAGACGCACGATAGGGTTTGAAAGTGTCATTTTGAAAATgctgcataaataaataatgattggTAGATTGATTTATCTTGCAAAAATCCATTTAGTTTCAATCTCAAACCAAATGGTACCTCCCACTCAATTTTTGAATCCCACACTTCCCATGGTGGAAGACGCAAATCCCTGAGGGGACTCATGGTGGGTGATTGAGTTCTCTCCTACATGAATACCcctcaacactttggtggtatgttggaATACCCACATATTTGAGTAGGCAATTCTTGCCTATCACATCTCATGTGAGGTTCGATCCACTGACTTATATGCCATCTGTTCCTCAACGTTTTGGTGGTATGTTCGAGAGTGACATACATAGACAAGACCCGCCTTCTCAGCCAGCGATCCACTTGAAACATCTATAACCTCGACACTTCGGTGGTGTGTTGGCCATATTCGTGTGGGGTAACTAGTAACATctattgttgtactttttgtatattagttttgatgatgaaaaacatatattggtttaatccctaagtcacgAGTCAAgactatggttttcaacatatatcaattttaatatcaagtattactttgtgacaatgaaaaccaaatgaatttcaagtatcagGATTTCAGAACCCTattttgactaagtctggaaggttaacACCTTATaaagacatataagaaaatattttctttttataaaactatctatcggtattttgatatctaacattcattagtgctaaaataatttttaatgaatttttcattaaatagaaagtatatattttgaagGTGGTAAATTgcaaaattttgagtttgtactaaaacccaaaatctacttttttattgttttgaattttgattttctagatatttttattaaatccaaatagggggtactttgttatttacatttatgtattaaagtaaatggaaggtaaaatataaataaaaaaaatgtggacatttactttaactaaagaaatgtaaatatgttgtgatgtgtatagagatggcaaacgggccaGCCtggcccgccaccaagtggcccgcgggccaagcgggccgggccaaatcggcccgcttaaaaacgggctagcagattgctggccctagctcGGCCTGCCACGGGCCCACAGGCCAAGCGGGGCCgcccaatatttttttttttttttttttttgtttgataccATATTTGGCCATTTAGCCCACTTTGAAGAAAAACAACCTGCTCAAAAAGCCATTTCTGGAGGCCAAAttacaaataagaagaaaaaaaaaattaaaaattatgcctctaatcttcatcctcttcatcaacaacaacatttgaGTCTTGTTTAGAAAGTCTTATATCATCAATGCttgactcctcctcctcatcatctataataaaaaattacatatgttaattatttatcatataagagaaatgtttaatattatgttaaatccTAAATATTAGAAAGTTTAAAAACAATTACCTCCAAAACCATGTAACCAACTCCGTGTGCACAAGAGAGCTTGAACTGTTTCATCATGCAAACGACTTCTATACTTGTTCAAAATACGAGATCCAATGCTAAAAGCGGACTCCGATGCTACGGTTGTTATCGGAATACTCAATATATCACAAGCCATCTTTGCAATAATTTTCCCTCTATTAGCTCGCTCTCTCCAATATGCCAAGACATCAAATGCTCCCGATATTGGAATCCTTGGCTCTTCCAAATAAAGATCAAGTTGGGATTTTCCGGCATCGTTAGAAACTTGGCaatcaaatgcttcaaaatcctatcaaataatcaaaaaaatagtcaaccaaatatttatatcaattatatatgaacaagtgttttaaaaaaatatagacttacatcatatatattttttgacttctttGATTGTTCACCTCCAATGGAAATTTGTGATCTACTAACATTTGAGGAAGGCATTGAACTTGAACTTGATAAACCATTATTAACATATTCACCATAAAGCCTATACAAAGCCGTCTTCACCCTTTCCAACTTCTCTTCATAGTTATAAGGATTGAGCTTTGAATAAGTGTACCTCAAAAAGTTAAACTTCTTGGTTGGATCAAGAATCGCCCCAAATGCAAGAACCACTCTATAATCACTCCAAtacttatcaattttttctttcatccttgcactcatacttgcaatcaactcatcatcattttccaagttGGATGTCAAGAGACACTCTATCCTCCAAATTtccccaaaatacaaattagatgTAGGGTAAGAGGAtccagaaatcaaattagtgataGTATAAAATGGCTTCAAGAATTCACAAATTATCTTCCCTCTTGTCCACTCATCACTTGATGGACACCACCtataatttttatcacataagctTAAACTATGAAATGCACGACGATACTTGAGTGCACTCTCAAGCATTATgtaggtggagttccatctagtgaCAACATCCGGTCTCAACCCAATTCCTGTATCAATTCCACCAACTTGCTCAATACATTGATAAAATTGTCTCATCCTAGCTTCTGAACCCCTCGCATAATGAACACTTTGTCTTATTTTATGCAATGCCTCACTAGCTACCTTCAAACCATCTTGAACAATAAGGTTTAGTATATGAGCACAACATCTAATGTGAAAGAACTCTCCATTAAGCAACAAAGTATTCGACAAATTTAAATgttctttcaatatattttgcatgttgtcatttgaAGTGGCATTGTCCAAAGtgagggaattttttttttctccaatccccaatcctttaaaaattccaaCACCTTCAATGATAATTCATGTCCACTATGTGGTGGATTCATATGAGCAAATGACAATATCTTACTATTTAACTTCCAATTGCCATCAACATAATGAACAGTAAGACAAATAAATCCATGATTAGTGCATGCAGTCCAAACATCAGAAGTCAAACAAACTTTACCAGGAATTTGGGCCAATTGTTGTTTtatcttctctttctctatttcatatGTTCTCAAGACATCCGCTTTAGCAGTATTTCTACAAATGAACTTACAATGTTCATTCAAAAACTTTTGGTAATTTCTAAACCCCTTCCACTCAACCATATTAAAGGGAGCACCATGTGAAATAATCATCTGAGCAATAAGTTCACGATTTACTTTagggtcaaatttttttctctttaacttCCCTTCATAATCAATAAGCATATCTCCCGCATCATTATACTTAGAAATCATCATACATTTAGGAATATGACGACTTAAATGAGAGGTTCCTGATTTAGATGGACATGAATATTGTTTACCACACCCCTTTCATTTACACCTTGGTTTGCCATCACTACCAAcaccaattttcacaaaatggtTCCACACATCAGAGGTTAAAATCTTAGGCTtttttgattgtgattgtgagATGGATTCCTCATTAACATTACTAGGGATTCctctcgaaatttgatcatcacCATCCATTCTAAATTTCTAACAGAAGAATCCTCactgtaaataattaaaataattaacacaaaacttTAGGCTTTAGCTaggcaaataattaacaaaaaaacttAACTTACCTTGCTTTAGCTAGGCAATAGAGGTAGGCGGCGTGAGCGAGgcagtgagcgagagagggcgaggggcgcgggcgagacagagggcgagcgcaGGTGAGGGTGAGGGGcgcaggcgagggcgagggctagggcgcgggcgagagcgagggcaagggcgagacagagggcgagagcgaggggcgcaggcgagggcgagggcgagggcgagggtgagacagAGGGCGAACGAGGGCGAGAGTGAGGGGCACGGGCCAGGGccagggcgagacagagggtgagCGAGGGGTgtgggcgagggcgagggcgagggctagggtgagacagagggcgagcaaGGGGCGCaggcgagggtgagggcaaaggcgagggcgaggggcgcgggcgaggaaGAGGATGACAGAGGGCGAgaagagggtgagggcgaggtagagggtgagggcgagggcgacagagggcgaggatgacagagggcgagacgagggtgagggcgagggcgagggcgagggcgagggcgagggcaaagGCGAGGGcaaggggcgcgggcgagggtgagacagagggcgagcgagggcgagagtgaGGGGCACGGGccagggcgagggcgagacagagggtgagCGAGGGGTgtgggcgagggcgagggcgagggcgagggctagggtgagggcgagggcgagggcgagacagagggcgagcgagggcaagagcgaggggcgcgggccagggcgagggcgagacagaggacGAGcaaggggcgcgggcgagggtgagggcgagggcaaaggcgagggcgaggggcgcgggcgagggagaggatgacagagggcgagaagagggtgagggcgaggtagagggtgagggcgagggcgacagagggcgaggatgacagagggcgagacgagggtgagggcgagggcgagggcgagggcgagggcgagggcaaggggcgcgggcgagggtgagacagagggcgagcgagggcgagagtgaGGGGCACGGGccagggcgagggcgagacagagggtgagCGAGGGGTgtgggcgagggcgagggcgagggctagggtgagggcgagggcgagggcgagggcaaaggcgagggcgaggggcgcgggcgagggagaggatgacagagggcgagaagagggtgagggcgaggtagagggtgagggcgagggcgacagagggcgaggaTGACAGggggcgagacgagggtgagggcgagggcgagggcgagggcgagggcaaagGCGAGGGcaaggggcgcgggcgagggagaggatgacagagggcgagaagagggtgagggcgagggcgacagagggcgaggatgacagagggcgagacgagggtgagggcgagggcgagggcgagaggcgaggctgagggtGGGGGTTTTGTGGGCGATGAACAGGCcggcgggccaagcgggccagcCCGGGCTGCCACCATTTGGCTCgccgggccaagcgggccgggccaaatcggtccggccttaaatgggccagcaaactGCTGACCCTAGCCAGGTCCCTAG from Diospyros lotus cultivar Yz01 chromosome 8, ASM1463336v1, whole genome shotgun sequence carries:
- the LOC127808579 gene encoding uncharacterized protein LOC127808579, which produces MENLYATWERFKELLRRCPHHGLPKWLVVQTFYNGLNHNTRITIDAAARGALMGKETDEAYNLLEEMANKSYQWSSKRSMPRRTAGVHEIDAMTALNAKVCEICAGPHVTHECQAGISFIPQPSEQVNYVANQGGRQFNPNANIYNPGWRNHPNFSWSNNQNVLKPPIGFQQQEKKPSLEDLVATMAKTTSDYMARIDTMFQNQQAAIRNLEMQIGQIANMVNNRAQGTLPSTTENNPKEQCKVIKLRSGKQVRQDEEEKVELEEAGQNFPETVDWAISDRDRNATESEQLKFEDQHLTETAKWIPKWKTVQEKNEKHTKEEESQYLETK